TACGCCTTTAGAGCAAGAGTATTGCCTAAATTTCCACCAGCCTGCTGAGCGTCTTGCAGGAAGGTTTGCTGCAAAAGAAGCTGTTGCAAAAGCAATTGGTAGAGGCTTTCAAGACAAAATTTCTTTTCAAGATATTGAAATTCTTAATGATTCTTTTGGAAAACCTCATGTTAATTTATCTGTGAGATTAGAAAAAGAGCTTGGTAATTTTAATTTATTAGTGTCTTTAAGTCATTGCAAAGAGTATGCTACAGCAACAGCAATATTTTTAAGTTAAGAGGGATTGAGGTATGTTAAAATTTAAGCATTCTACACTAATTGTAGTTGCAGGCCTTATTTGGATGGCAGTTGGTGTCTATCTTTTGAATATGGGGTTGCGCCTAATTTCTGAAAAAGCATTGCAGCATATGGCCGAAGTTCATCCGACCTCTCTTTTAAGTTATCTAGCAGCATTTGCTGGCGGCATTCAAGAGGCATCTGTTGTACTTATTGCTCTTGCTATGCTTATTGGGTACTTTAAAGGTCGTTATGTGCTTGCAAAAACAGTGCATCGCATGGTTGCACGTATTCGAGAAATGCCATCTCCTGTTGCACTGCACAGAATATACGGAGCTAGATTTTATGTTTTGATTGCTATCATGATGGGGCTTGGCATGTTGATTCGTTTTTTTGACACGCCTGCAGACATTCGAGGAGCAGTTGATGTTATCATAGGATCAGCTCTTGTAAATGGCGCCTTGCTCTATTTTAGACAAGCAGCAGAACAGCCTAAAAAACAGGCTGTTAGATAACTTATTTGTGATAAGCTGATCCTTTTGCTATTTCTGTTGCGCGGTAGATCTGTTCGATGAGCACAAGTCTTGTTAATTGATGGGTAAAAGTGAGCGTTGATAGGCTTATGAGAGTGTGCTTTTCTTTAAAAGCTTGTGGTAGCCCCAAAGAGCTGCCAATTACAAAGCTTAAACGAGAGCCACCAAGTTCTAGTTTCTGAAATAGAAAGTGGCTAAAATCTTCGCTTGTATAGAGCGTGCCGTTTGGATCTAGAGCAATAATTAAGGGCTCTTTTTCTGCTAAAAGAAGAAGCGCATTATCATCTTTTGCCCAGACAAACTCAAAGGCAATAGAACTTTTTAGACGCTTACAATATTCTTGAATAGCCTCTTCGAGCCATCGTTCTTTTGTTTTTCCAACGGATAATATTTTTACTTTTATCATCTGCTTTGCTACTTTGTTTTCAATTAACCTAAAGTTTCATCATGGTAGCAGCTTTTCTCTTTCTTTTCTTCTATTGGGATCCTCCAAGAAGTGCTTTTGTGCTTCCATGGATCCATCATCCCGTAGCTTGGTATGGCATATTATTTGCTTGTGGATTTTTTCTTGCCTATCTTCTTGTTAAGAAAATATTTGCAATAAGGCTAAGGCCCTATGTGGAGGACTCTGTAAAGGTTGCAGCAAAACTTACAGACACACTCACTTGGTATAGTGTTATTGGAACAGTTGTAGGTGCAAGGCTTGCTGAAGTCTTTTTTTATGAGTGGCCCTACTATAGTGCACATCCTTGGGATATATTTAAAATATGGGAAGGCGGACTTGCAAGTCATGGGGGTGTTTTAGGAGTTATTGTAGCTATGCTTTATTTTAGATGGCACATTAGAAAAACTTATCCAAGCCTAACATTGATTACCATTTTAGATACAGCCGTGATTCCAGGTGCATTGGTAGGCTCGTTTATTCGCTTTGGCAATTTTATAAACCAAGAGATTTTGGGCGTTGAGTCAAAAGTTCCTTGGGCAGTTCTCTTTGGTCATCCTGCAGAACGTGTTCCTTTTGTTCCTCGTCATCCAGTACAGCTTTATGAGGCCTGTTTTTATTTCTGTTTATTTATATTTCTTGCAACGCTTTGGTTTTTAAAAAAGGAAAAGTTAAAAGAGGGGGTCTGTTCGGGGTTATTTTTTATTTTATTATTTTCATTTCGATTTTGTATTGAATGGCTAAAATTGCCGCAAAGCGCGGTGCTTGATGAGTCATTTTTGAATGCGGGTCAATATTTAAGTATTCCCTTTATCCTATTTGGTATTTTTCTGCTCTTTAGGCAAGTCAAAAGTTATACACAAACAAGTTCAAAAATCAATTCTTGAACTTAGATTACGTTGAATTTCTAGAAGGGCCTCTTCTGCCTGTTGTTCTTGTTGTTTGAGCTTTTCAATATAAGGAGCAGGTGCTTTTGCAAGAAAGTCTTGGTTACTTAATTGCTCTTTTATTTTCTGTAAAGTAAGTTGTAGTTTCTCTTGCTCTTTATTGAGGCGCAGTTTTTCTTGTTCCTGGAGTTCTTGTGGTAAAGGAATTAGAATTTTAAAGTCCTTTACGAATGCAGAGCCTGCAAGGTCAAGAACAGGCTCTGTTTCAGAAAAGATAAGTTCTGTTGTTGGTATAAGAGAAGAAATAATGGAACCATTTTCTTTGAAAGAAGAGGTCAAGGATTCTTTTCCAACGATATAAATTTTTGTAGCCAGATTTGGTGCAAGCTTCATCTCACCACGAATGTTTCTAATGGCGTAGACAATTTCTTCGATGTTTGAAAATAGTGTGTTAATTACAGGAGAGATATCTTCCTCGTCAATTACCTGAGGATAGGGGGCGACAATGCATGCAGGAGCTTGCAGGGCAAGTAGAGCTTCATTAGCATAGATGCAAGGGGATGAGGAATGCATGCTACCCATTCTTTCTTTTATCTTTTGGAAAAGTTCTTCAGTGATGAAGGGAGCCATAGGGTGAAGAAGGCGTAGGGCTGCAAGAAGTACTATGACAAGTATTTTTTGTTTATTTTCTAGCTCTTTTTCATTTCCTTGTTTGCCAAAGAGAGTAGGTTTTGCAATCTCTACATAATAAGCGCAAAATTGCTTCCAGAAGAAGTCATAGGCTACAGTTGCTGATTTATCAAAAGCATAGTTGGAAAGATGTGTATTCACATCTTTAATGACTTGGTTGAGGGCTGAGAGGATCCATTTATCTTCTAGAGAGAATAGGGCAGGATCTAGGCCTTTGGCAAAATCATTTGAGTCAAGTGGCTTTTTACCCTCTAAGTTCATAAAAACAAAGCGAGAGCCATTCCATATTTTATTTGCAAAGTTTTTAAACTCTTCAAAGCGTCTTCGATCAAGGTCAATTTGGCGCGCTTGTGTAGCGCTTGCAGTAAGCGCCATACGTACTGCATCAGTGCCATAAGTGTCGATCATCTCTATTGGGTCGATGACATTTCCTTTGGATTTGGACATTTTTTCCCATTTGAAATGTACATCTGATGGGACTTGCTT
This DNA window, taken from Chlamydiales bacterium, encodes the following:
- the acpS gene encoding holo-ACP synthase — protein: MQNLNNASLGTDIIEVERIRKIYVRFGSKFLKRVYTPLEQEYCLNFHQPAERLAGRFAAKEAVAKAIGRGFQDKISFQDIEILNDSFGKPHVNLSVRLEKELGNFNLLVSLSHCKEYATATAIFLS
- a CDS encoding 23S rRNA (pseudouridine(1915)-N(3))-methyltransferase RlmH, whose protein sequence is MIKVKILSVGKTKERWLEEAIQEYCKRLKSSIAFEFVWAKDDNALLLLAEKEPLIIALDPNGTLYTSEDFSHFLFQKLELGGSRLSFVIGSSLGLPQAFKEKHTLISLSTLTFTHQLTRLVLIEQIYRATEIAKGSAYHK
- the lgt gene encoding prolipoprotein diacylglyceryl transferase — encoded protein: MVAAFLFLFFYWDPPRSAFVLPWIHHPVAWYGILFACGFFLAYLLVKKIFAIRLRPYVEDSVKVAAKLTDTLTWYSVIGTVVGARLAEVFFYEWPYYSAHPWDIFKIWEGGLASHGGVLGVIVAMLYFRWHIRKTYPSLTLITILDTAVIPGALVGSFIRFGNFINQEILGVESKVPWAVLFGHPAERVPFVPRHPVQLYEACFYFCLFIFLATLWFLKKEKLKEGVCSGLFFILLFSFRFCIEWLKLPQSAVLDESFLNAGQYLSIPFILFGIFLLFRQVKSYTQTSSKINS